Proteins encoded in a region of the Anaerolineae bacterium genome:
- a CDS encoding PIG-L family deacetylase has product MAYYQHVYLSPHLDDVALSCGGIICAQTKSGERVLIVTVFAGRPDYDRLSEFARFQHRWWGNPDDPIGQRRREDERACQILGADWIHLDELDAIYRCDPATGQALYNGDDEIFGPLHPADTVKAMAMAETWLRELPLRHARVYAPLAAGYHVDHQLVRQAAIYLIERGLSVVFYEDFPYVSDAEKLVRALAWAAPGGWQAQQIPLALDELERKKEAISCYVSQTPVIFRHGPGMAEQVMEYARRVGEGQPAERIWKLIPHLER; this is encoded by the coding sequence ATGGCATATTACCAACATGTGTATCTCTCGCCCCACTTGGACGATGTGGCGCTCTCCTGCGGGGGCATAATCTGCGCTCAGACGAAGTCGGGCGAGAGAGTGCTCATCGTGACCGTCTTCGCCGGCCGCCCTGATTATGATCGGTTATCCGAGTTCGCTCGCTTCCAGCATCGCTGGTGGGGCAATCCAGATGATCCGATAGGTCAGCGGCGACGCGAGGACGAACGCGCTTGCCAGATCTTAGGCGCTGATTGGATACATCTCGATGAGTTGGATGCAATCTACCGGTGCGACCCAGCCACAGGACAAGCGCTGTACAACGGTGACGATGAGATCTTCGGCCCCCTGCATCCAGCAGACACAGTGAAAGCGATGGCGATGGCTGAAACCTGGCTGCGCGAGCTGCCCCTTAGGCATGCCCGCGTATACGCGCCGTTGGCAGCCGGCTATCACGTGGATCATCAACTGGTCCGTCAAGCTGCTATATATTTGATCGAGCGGGGGCTTTCTGTGGTCTTCTACGAGGATTTCCCTTACGTATCGGACGCTGAGAAATTAGTCCGAGCATTGGCCTGGGCCGCGCCCGGCGGCTGGCAGGCCCAACAGATCCCGCTAGCTCTCGATGAGCTGGAGCGAAAGAAGGAAGCGATCTCCTGCTATGTCTCTCAAACGCCGGTGATCTTCCGGCACGGGCCTGGCATGGCAGAGCAGGTGATGGAATATGCGCGGCGCGTCGGAGAAGGTCAGCCGGCCGAGCGCATTTGGAAACTGATTCCCCATCTGGAACGGTGA